The Lacticaseibacillus pabuli region AAGACAAAGACCAGTGTGCGACGAATTGAAGTTGCGCCAAAAGTCATCACCTCTCTGCGCAGATTGCGCCGTGAGCAAACTTCCTGGCTCGCTGATCATAAATACGAAAATCCTGATGGCTATGTGTTTTTCACCAAGCGTGGCACCGTGCTGTCATATATGGGAGCACGACGCGCAGTCATTGCGCTCCAAGACATGATTGGAATTCCAGAATACTCACAAATTAGCTTTCACGGCCTGCGCCACACGCACACGAGCTTCCTCATCGCAAACGGCATCGACATTTACTACGTGAGCAAGCGCCTCGGCCACGCCAACGCAAACATCACAATGGCCATCTACTCTCACCTGCTAGAAGATCACCGCACCGAAGAAGCCCAGGCTGCCGTCTCCGCCCTGAATGCAATCGGCTAATGCTATAATTGGTTCATTAAGACACACATTCCGAGGTATTTTTTATGGCTAAACGCCGCTTCACTTCATCCCCCATTTTCATCATCACCGTCTGTGCGCTAATTCTGATGTTACCGCAACTGTTCAACCACAACGTCGTGGTCGGTGTGGATGGTATGTTCCACATGAACCGTTTCTACGACGCCATGCAGCAAATTAGGCACGCCAACTTCAGCTACATGCAAATGAATTATGGCTTCGAGCAATCTGGACGAGTCGTAACTGCACTGTATGGCCCCCTGTTCACCTACGTGGCAGGATTCCTGTTGCTCATCACGCATAGTTGGCTACGATTCCAACTCGTAATCGGCTTCCTACTTGAGCTCATCGCCGGTATTGGTATGTTAAAGCTCAGCGAAAAAATAGGCGCACACCGTCCTTGGATAGTCATTGCATCGCTCATTTACATGGTCAGTGGTATTGTTCCCGCTTGGCTAAGTAGTTCACAGTTCAGCTCATGGGGCGCGGCACTCGTGCCATTCGTCCTGATGAGTGGTGTTGCAATGGCTAAAAAGGAACGGGTAGCTGTCCTGCCCCTTGCCGTTTCAATGGCCTTACTGGTTCAGACCCACATGCTGAGTGCCGTCTTGGCCGCTCTCGCACTCATTCCTCTCGCCATCTATGGGATGTGGCAGAATAAGCATTGGCAAACAATGTTAGTTCGAATTGCTGCAGCAGCGGCACTCTGCCTACTGCTCACGATGAACGTCTGGGGCGCCATGCTAAACGTGTACGGGCACAACCAGCTTGTGTCACCATTCGGTCCAATCGCTTCATCTACTAACAGCAGCATGATCTCCTATGCAGAATACGGCGTGGGGACAACGGCAGCAATGGGATTGATTCTCAGTGGTCTGTTCCTCGCCCAAATCTGCTTTGTGCTGTTCAGCAAGGAACGCAGTCGTTTGAATCTCATCGTCACCCTGGATGGCGCGTTCTTCCTATTATTAAGTTCCAACCTGCTACCCTGGACGAAGATCATCGCCCACTGGCCAGCACTCGTCAGCTACCTACAATTTCCGAGTCGCTTCCGCGTCATCTCAGGCGCGTTACTCATCGCAGGAGCTGCTCTCTCCGTCAGTGAACTGAATCGCGAGGCGACTGCCCGCACAGCATGGCGCGTTGTCCCAGCCGTTGCCATCGCAATGTTGGGCTGGCAAACACTTGGCGCTAGCATGACCTTAGGAGATACCTGGCAATCACCGAGTGTCATCCCCGATCCAACGGGTGTCATGTTCCGCGCAAAGAATATGAAGCAAATCAAGAACGCCCTAGCTAGCAACAACCCTGGCGATGCGATTCAGGCAATCGGTAAGGCAAGCGCTGACTATTTACCACTACCTGACAAATACGCTGCGAGGGTACACAAAGAAACGGCCTACAACGTCTACCAGACCTTGAGTACACCGATTAATCCACTCAAGGGCAAGACTATGGGGGGCGGAATGAACACGGATAAGATGCAACAGAAGCTGGCTAAGGCAACAAGCAAGAGCACTGACTCGCTCTACCGCCAGCAAATCCTTATTCCTGATAACAAGGTTCAAAAGACAGTCCTACGCCACGGCATCCTACAACTCACCTGGACCGGGAACAAGGCCAAATGGGTTCAGATTCCAGCCGTGGCATACCAAGCAACACGTGCCACTTTGAATGGCAAACAAGTCAGTCAATCATCATTGATGGGACATCGTAGCAAAATCGGTGTCATCTCCGTGCAACAACGTCGCGGGAACAACACCCTGACGATGGCTTACCACACAGGCTTCATGCTTCGACTTGGTTTAACCATCACTTGGTTAAGCTGGATTCTGGCAATTGTACTGATGGTCCTGCGCAGATTGTTTCAACGCCAACGTCGCACCGGTGCGCATAGCCAATTGAATAGCTAATTCAGGATTAGAAAGTTGCCAAAGCGCGGCTTTCTTTTTTGTTCAAGACTAAAATGTGATCAAACTGTGGACAAATTCATTTCAAACATCCAATATTATGACCTTATTGTGCAGTTTGCGGTGGATAACTAGCGACTGGTGCAACATGTTCATATACTTATCCACAAGTAAGCAACAATCTCTGTCGCCACCCTCTAAAGGAGCATGCCATATGAAAATCAAAGCCATTACACTAGCATCCGCCGCAGCTCTTGCCATAGCGACTGCACCGGTTATAACACCAGCCATTAATAGTTTTGCATCAGCGAGTAATTCAATTCACACAACGCAAGTTCAGCGTGATCAAACCACAAACAAGCTTGCGAAGAACCATCAGGATGCCAATACACCACTTAACCGACCGAACCGAATCGCCACGACCGCACACATTAGCTTCGTTCCTGGCTACAGCATCCAGGTCTGGACAATGACCCATACCTTCGTCTATGACTCAGATGGTCGGTTGAAGAAACTGCGCGATGGCGCAAACATTAGCATTTACGACAAAACCACGGTTAATGGCGATGTTTACTATAAGATCGGTAGCAATCAGTGGGTGGACAGCGCATATGTCTCCTTCAGTTAGTGACAGGTTATCAATGTGAATAGATTCACCACGTTATTTAGGTAACCGTTTCATTGCATGTTTACACCTTGATTAAGAAAGTGTTGTGTATGTGAAGATATACACGGTTGACTCGCAATTTGTAGAATATGCCCTATAATGGAAGCAGATGCGAGTAAGCGTAGCATCTGTATCTGATATTTTCACTTGACTAACATTTTATAAGGAGAGTGTACATTCTATGACAAACAAGAAATTTACTATCGCAGCAATCGCTGCCGCAGCTATCACAGCTGCACCTATCGCAGCACCAGTAATCGGTGCTATTACTACCATGCCTGTTATGGCTGCGGACAGCTCAGCAGTTAGTGCTGTCACCCCAGTAACTGGTACTGTTACAACAAATGTCACAACCTCAGTCTTTTACGATTTGAGCGTTGCGCCATCTCTGGCGTACAATGTTGACCCCGGCGTATCCTTTACTGTTACGGGACGTGCAACAGTTAATGGCGTACAATATTTTGTAACCAATTTCGGCCGTTATGTCGCTGCCAGTGATGTAGATTCATCAAACGTTAAAGACAGCGTGAACACGACAACTGCTGTGGACACACCAGCAAATGGTACCTTTAGTACTGGTTCTACCGGCAACGTTGCAGTTTACGATAACACTGGTAAGGCAACCAACCAAGTGATTCCTGCAAACACCAACTCGGTTTATGTTGCCACAGCTACAATTAACGGCAAGAACTACTACAAGGTTGGTGACAACCAATATGTTTTAACTTCCGACACGTACTCATCCGTTGCTCAGACGGTCACTCAGGGCGTCTTCACCGTTACTGCTTCTCAGACTCTAGTAAAGAGTGGAGACAATTCATACGTGATGAATCCTGATAACTCTATTAAGGCATTGGCACAAGGCACTACCTGGAAAGTATTCGGTCAAACCACAATTAATGGCCAGACTTACTACAGCCTTGGCGGTAACCAGTATGCACTTGCTAGTGATGGCTCATTCAGCACAAAGTCTGCTGCTAAGCCTTCTCTTCCAAAGCCAACTAAGTTCACTGCTGTTGGTAAAGTGAGCTATGTACCGGGCTATGGTATTCAGGTTTGGACCCAGACTCACAAGGCCGTTCAAAACCCTAATGGCTCGAACAAGAAGCTTGCTCATGGTACTTCCTGGAAGATCTTCTCACAAGTACTCATCGGCGGTGAAATGTACTACAACGTTGGTGGCAATCAGTGGGTTGATTCAGACTACGTTAACATCGTTAAATAAACAACCGATCATTATCCATTTTTGAAGGGAAGCCTATGTTGGCTCCCTTTTTTGTTATGGGAATGAAGTGGTATCCGTTCAT contains the following coding sequences:
- a CDS encoding SLAP domain-containing protein, which translates into the protein MKIKAITLASAAALAIATAPVITPAINSFASASNSIHTTQVQRDQTTNKLAKNHQDANTPLNRPNRIATTAHISFVPGYSIQVWTMTHTFVYDSDGRLKKLRDGANISIYDKTTVNGDVYYKIGSNQWVDSAYVSFS
- a CDS encoding SLAP domain-containing protein, whose protein sequence is MTNKKFTIAAIAAAAITAAPIAAPVIGAITTMPVMAADSSAVSAVTPVTGTVTTNVTTSVFYDLSVAPSLAYNVDPGVSFTVTGRATVNGVQYFVTNFGRYVAASDVDSSNVKDSVNTTTAVDTPANGTFSTGSTGNVAVYDNTGKATNQVIPANTNSVYVATATINGKNYYKVGDNQYVLTSDTYSSVAQTVTQGVFTVTASQTLVKSGDNSYVMNPDNSIKALAQGTTWKVFGQTTINGQTYYSLGGNQYALASDGSFSTKSAAKPSLPKPTKFTAVGKVSYVPGYGIQVWTQTHKAVQNPNGSNKKLAHGTSWKIFSQVLIGGEMYYNVGGNQWVDSDYVNIVK